The genomic segment TGGTGGAATAACCATCGTCATTTTTCCGCCCTTCTTCAGGAATTTTAATCCTTCAGTCCAGCCTGGGATCACGCTATCCAGACGGAAAGTGGCAGGTTGCCCACGAGTATAGGAGTTATCAAACTCGGTACCATCAATCAAGGTACCTTTATAATTCACCACTACAGAATCGCTGTCGCCTGGTGCGTTACCGGTACCTGCAGTTTCTACTTTATATAACAGGCCAGATGCGGTTTTCTTTACACCATCTTCTTTAGCGAAAGTATCACGATAGGCTGCGCCTTTTTCTTCGTTAACTTTGCCATCAGCCAGCATTTTAGCATGTGCTTTTTCTTTCACGCGGGCTTCAAACGTCTGTAAGGTTTGCTCAATTTCAGCATCAGTTAATTTACTTTTGCTTTCAAAGGCATCTTTAAAGCCAGCCTGGATTTGGGAGCGATCTAACACTACACCTAACTTATCCTGATCCTTCAGAGAGTTAGTCATATAACCACCCAGAGAAGCACCTAACGCATAGGCAGCCTTCTGGTCTTCGCTGTCAAACTTAGCCGGAGCGGCGCTTTTTGGTGCTGCAGTTGCAGCAGTGTTGGCCATTGCCCCAGTAGCGAAAGCCATTGCGGTCGCTAGCAGCGTTACTTTAAATAATGATTTCATCTACATCTCCGGTGATAGGACATATGTTGTTATGCGATAAAACAGAATTCGAATTCTATACCATACAGGCTAATTCTAGACAGACGCAAAGAGTATCAAATTATCTTATTACCCAAAAAGAATAGCCCATTATGCTAATTACTCATCTTCGACAACATAAATTAAAATGGTTCGCTGAAATGAAGAATTCTCTTCATCAGCGAACCATAAATCATTATATAGCTCAGATAAATAACTACGGTCAGCCTTTCAACTCAGCTATCCGTGATTATTTCGATTTAGTCGGATTAACCTGCAATACTTTAATATTAAAAATTAACGTCGCATTTGGTGGAATACCCGGTAAAGCACCTTTAGCACCATACCCTTGCTCCGGTGGCACAACCAGTTTAATTTCACCGCCTCTGCCTGCCAATTTAATACCACTACGCAAAGCAGGAATAACATCCGCTACTTTTAAAGTAATTGGCGAAGCCGTTTTTTCAAACACCGCACCATTTACCCGCATACCTTGTAGCTCAACGACAACAATGTCTTTATCAGCAATCGCTGCACCAGTGCCTTTCTTGTCAACTAAATAGAGCAGCCCTGTTTTACTTTTCTTCACGCCATCCATTTTGGAAAATTCAGCCTGATATGCATCGCCCATCTCACGTTCCCGTGCGGCTTCCTGCTCCATCTTGGCCTTGTTCAGCGTGTTAACTTGATCGTCAAACGCCGCCATGGTTTTTTTAACCATTGCGTCATCCATTTTTATATCACTGGCAAAGGTATCAACAATACCCGCCAGCACGATATTAGGATCAAGCGTGATATGCAGTTTCTTTTGCTGAGCCATATTTTCTTGCAGGTAACGCGCCAGCGTTACACCACTGGCGTAAGCGCGCTTTTGTTCTTCACTGTTCAGAGAAAATTTTACGGATGATAATGGCGTGGTTTCCAGTTCGGTGACCACTGGCGCTGGCTCTTTCTTCGGTTCAGCAGTGGGAGTAACCTCTCCAGTCGTTGATACC from the Limnobaculum zhutongyuii genome contains:
- the fkpA gene encoding FKBP-type peptidyl-prolyl cis-trans isomerase, with translation MKSLFKVTLLATAMAFATGAMANTAATAAPKSAAPAKFDSEDQKAAYALGASLGGYMTNSLKDQDKLGVVLDRSQIQAGFKDAFESKSKLTDAEIEQTLQTFEARVKEKAHAKMLADGKVNEEKGAAYRDTFAKEDGVKKTASGLLYKVETAGTGNAPGDSDSVVVNYKGTLIDGTEFDNSYTRGQPATFRLDSVIPGWTEGLKFLKKGGKMTMVIPPSLAYGENVVPGIPINSTLVFQVELLDVKSEKAEAPAAASAKDKQ
- a CDS encoding FKBP-type peptidyl-prolyl cis-trans isomerase — protein: MSFLNKPSYAIGALLLTLPVFTVFANPAASDTKAEQTAAAVQPATTAAPSQPEATKVEQPTDATPVAAEEQKNSQPSSAAEPAKDSVSDPKMSTQQAVTEPAATNSTPVVETAPVTSETPAVTDTAPAPAEKVAATEATPATETAPANAASVSTTGEVTPTAEPKKEPAPVVTELETTPLSSVKFSLNSEEQKRAYASGVTLARYLQENMAQQKKLHITLDPNIVLAGIVDTFASDIKMDDAMVKKTMAAFDDQVNTLNKAKMEQEAAREREMGDAYQAEFSKMDGVKKSKTGLLYLVDKKGTGAAIADKDIVVVELQGMRVNGAVFEKTASPITLKVADVIPALRSGIKLAGRGGEIKLVVPPEQGYGAKGALPGIPPNATLIFNIKVLQVNPTKSK